From one Tachysurus vachellii isolate PV-2020 chromosome 23, HZAU_Pvac_v1, whole genome shotgun sequence genomic stretch:
- the LOC132838677 gene encoding low choriolytic enzyme-like, with the protein MHLLQNILLLLGIGLVQSRAIKVLVDVNTEDVANDVNDPDYFSVSSIIENANKHADDINDPDYFSVSSIIERANKNAGYLKDGMIITHGDIAVYPGLKNADPCTSRQCKWPRASDGKVKVPFVISRQYATSERNIIVRALNSFRNSTCIQFVPRRNEENFIHILSDQGCYSSVGRRGGRQVLSLQRNGCVFHHIVQHELLHALGFNHEQTRSDRDDHVRILLQNVINGQEHNFDKVNTNNLNTPYDYNSVMHYSRFAFSKNREPTIIPIPDNDVPIGRATEMSPNDILRINRLYCN; encoded by the exons ATGCATCTTCTGCAAAACATCCTGTTGCTGCTGGGCATCGGTCTAGTTCAGAGCCGTGCCATAAAG GTGCTGGTTGATGTGAACACTGAGGATGTGGCTA ATGACGTCAATGACCCTGATTATTTCTCTGTATCTTCTATAATTGAAAATGCCAACAAGCACGCtg ATGACATCAATGATCCCGATTATTTCTCCGTATCTTCTATAATTGAAAGAGCCAACAAGAATGCTG GATACCTGAAAGATGGTATGATCATTACACATGGTGACATAGCGGTGTACCCTGGACTCAAGAATGCAGATCCATGTACTTCTCGCCAGTGCAAGTGGCCAAGGGCCAGTGATGGGAAGGTTAAAGTACCCTTTGTCATTTCCAGGCAGTATG caACCTCTGAAAGAAACATTATCGTGCGTGCCCTGAACTCCTTCAGAAATTCAACCTGTATCCAATTCGTACCTCgcagaaatgaagaaaacttCATTCATATACTCTCAGACCAGGG GTGCTATTCTTCAGTGGGTCGCAGGGGTGGAAGGCAGGTTCTTTCCCTACAACGCAATGGCTGTGTTTTCCATCACATCGTCCAGCATGAGCTCCTGCATGCTCTGGGCTTTAATCATGAGCAGACTCGTAGTGACCGTGATGATCATGTCAGAATCCTCTTACAGAATGTTATTAATG GACAAGAGCACAATTTTGATAAGGTTAACACTAACAATTTGAACACGCCATATGACTACAATTCTGTCATGCACTATTCAAG GTTTGCTTTCTCCAAGAACAGGGAGCCGACCATCATCCCTATTCCGGACAATGACGTTCCCATTGGACGTGCCACTGAAATGAGCCCCAATGACATTCTACGTATTAACAGACTGTACTGCAATTAA